Below is a window of Gossypium hirsutum isolate 1008001.06 chromosome A12, Gossypium_hirsutum_v2.1, whole genome shotgun sequence DNA.
TTGCTATGCTTCTTAAAGAGGAGTCAATCCAAAAGCAAAAGATAAAGAAATACCGTTTCAAGCGGGTTTTTTCCGGTTTAATACTAGTTTGAAGCAGTTTACATAAACCTTTGTATAATAGTAGTAGTTGAACTATTAGATTTGTTGATTTGCAATTGAAGCGATTCTACTATTGGATCTACCTAACCTTCCGTTCTACACTAATCACTGAATGAACCCTCATCTTCTTCTACACTATCCTCTTCATACCAACAAACTCCTATGGATGGTTAAAGTTCAATGTAAAAACCTGTTTTTGTTAGGAATTTATATATTGACATTTACGTTACCTTTGATTTTTTAGTTATTTGCTATTCGTTGTCTAAGATCCTAATTTGGGAATTTTATATCCCATTTTGCTTACCCACTTCGCTTTtcagattatttatttatttattttattcttatttttttatttttactttaaggttaacttatcattttaaaatataaagtagTGTGTTGCAAGTTGACAATGCTTCCACTTTGGTGGTTGCCTTCTTTGACATCACTTTGATGTTCACCTTTACTAGTGCTGGCAAATAGGCGGGCTCGCATGAGTTAAACACTCAGATTTTTTATATTGATTGGATTCTACAATTCTAATTGTATTATGaaactagaaaaagaaaaaagaaatagcgTAACATTATGTTAAAAGTACATAAACCTAACTTCCTTAGCTTACGTAATTAAGATCTCCCTTGGCCAATGATTTTAGTATTTACGTACAGCATTTCTAATTTTGTATAACTAAAAGTATCAAACTGATCTATAACTAAGTTTATAGGAAGAATGAAGCATTAATCGGTGTTAGAAACGGTATTGGACGTTATTAGTTTAAATCCTTTGTATCCGATGATATCCACATCCATTTATGCCTCCTCCAAATAGTGCAGAATGTCATATGAACTACTTCATCACCCAGTGATACCAGAAACACAGAGAAGCCCATCAAGATCACCCCAACGTGTCGGCTTTATCTTCGTGAAACTTGTCTGAAACATTTTCTATAAAAGCGGTCCATCTAGGCACCATCCTACTTTGAATTGTGCTATGCCCCGAAGACTGGATGTAAGATTCGGTCTGATAATTATTAGTAGAAGTAGTAATGTTTGGGCTAACCCCCGAGCTACTAGGACTCAAGATAGGAGGCTGCGTCGGAAAAGGGATTTCGCAAGTATCATCAGTAAGTATTTGCACAATTGTTGACATTGATGGTCGCAATTCTGTTGAGGCTTGTACACAGAGTAGGCCAATTTGAAGCAATCTACACGCCTTTTCTCGAAAATTGTGCTCTGTAACTGGATCAACAACTTCCCTGAGCTAATCTGCTTCATATTGATTCCATACCTtccaattcaaatatatatatcttgCATCAGTTTAAGACCCCAGAATTAGAGACAAAAAAATTATCACAAAAGCATAGCGTAGTTGATAAGCTCTGCAAAATGAATTACCATATGTAGGATGCAGACCATATCCGGAGAAAAGCACTTGTTCCTCTTCCCGCAAGTAATTTCAATAACGAGAACACTGAAACTATAAACATTAGCCTTTTGAGTCAACATGCCACGAACAGCGTATTCTGGAGCCATGTAACCTCTAGAGATGCCAAATAATTGAATTCATggttagtaatatgcaaattaagGTAATGTGCAACGTTTCAAATATTCATCAACTTACAAAGTGCCAGCGACGGCGGTGCTGATGTGAGTCTTATCTTCCGGAAAAAGTCTAACAAAGCCAAAATCAGCAATCCTCGGATCATCCAGCCATGTTCTAAAGATCATCTTCCGTAGAAGGAACTGTGGGTGACAGTGGCAATTGAATCATTATCAGCTCGGTTGAGGGGATAGCATTCTTTGTCACTTGTCTCATTGAATTCCATCTTTTCATCCAAAAAAGGTGGATTAGTAGGTGCAGGGAGGTCTTCATCTTTCTTTGTTAGCAAGTGTAGTACCTTCGACATTGATGGTCTTAGTGACGGGATCTCTTGGGTGCAAAGAAGTCCAATTTGTACCATTCTGAAAATTTCATTCCTAACGTTGCTGCCATTGTTGTCATTGTGTAACATTAGATTTGGGTCATAAATCTCCTCCACAGTCCCTAACTGAAAATGTCTCCAAGTCTGCTCCATCACAcgcaaccaaaacacatataagAAATCCTTTGTTCTCGAATGAAAGTCAGCTAGTTAAGTGGTGGTTCAAGTAGGAGAACAGTGGCAGATTTAGAACAAGGGACTGAAGCTTACAACTGTTACTATGCTGTCTGAATATTCTGTTGCTTTGCTCTTGTTGTTTTGCTTCCCTGTAACTATTTCGAGTAAAAGCACCCCGAAACTATAGACATCTGCTTTCTCGGTTAACTGGCCATGGGCTAGGTACTCCGGAGCCATATATCCtctgtaaaatttgaaaatttagaacTATTAGCCAATCTATAGTGAATCATGCCTGGAACAGACAGGACAGGAGGAATGTGATCCTTACAGGGTCCCGGCAATGGCAGTGCTGATGTGACTCTGATCTTCCTGGAAAGACCTTGCCAACCCGAAGTCGGCAATTTTAGCTCGCAGCTTCGAATCCAACAAGATATTGCTAGCTTTTATATCTCTGTGAATAATTTTGGCCTCGGAGTTCTCATGAAGATAAACTAAACCTTCTACAGTTCCAATAATAACTACGTATCTCTTCTCCCAATCAAGTAATTTGCCTCTGCTGGGATCTGTTATGTTTTTGGAAGGAAAAAGAATTCTGTTAGTgaacatatttaaatattattttaagcttGGTGTCATCGATATATGTAAAGTATCGGTATTTACTAAAGATGAAGCGATCCAAGCTCTTGTTTGGGAGGAACTCATAGACGAGAAGACTTTCAGGTCCCGAACAACTACATCCCAACAATCTGACCAGGTTTTTATGCTCCACACTGCTTATAAGTTTGACTTCATTGTAGAAATCGGCTGCCCTATGTCGATTGTTAAAGAACAACCTTTTGACAGCAATCTCTCTTCCATCAGGTAGAACTCCCTACAGAGACACAAAACGAAATATCAGACCATAAAACAAAGGAAGAATGCCAAAGACGAGCAATGGAGTTCAGAGGAATAGAATAAGTGCCTTATAAACCGTCCCGAATCCTCCTTGCCCAAGCTTGTTGGCATCATTGAAAGATCCCGTAGCACGATCGAGTGTAGAGTACTTGAAGTTTAAGTTGCTATCATGAAGGAGTTTCACAAATTTTTCTGAATCATTTGAACCTGAAAATGAAGGCAACCCGTTTTAACCAAAAGGAAGACGTGGAAAACTAGGTAACACAATTTTGGAATCAGTACCATATTATTAACCCCAAACTTGCCTAACCACAAAACCATGTAATTGAATAATTCATATAACCTTGACCGACTTACGTTACCTAGATTCAGAGCAGAATGTTTAGTGCAGGGGTCTCAGCATCGGCATGCTTAATTTATTGCTCTCATATTTTTATCCCTTTATTgtcgtttatttattttttgtgcaTGGGAATTTGATAGGTAAATCTTGTAAATAAACATTTTACCTCGTCTTTTCTTTTGTATGTATCTGTACTTCCAGATATAGACTCCAATAGCAACTCCGATCGCCAAAACAATCAGGGAACTGACGATAGAAACTACTATGATTATAACGGTTCCTGAAGTTCACCAATCCGAGTTTCACAGTCAGCTTTAAATGAAAAAAAGGATTAACGCATTAATTAACTAATATTTGAAAGAGTGAGATGTGATAATTACCTCTTGATATTCCATTTCCGGGTTCTTTATTGAGGAAATCTGTATCAGAGTACCTGATGAAGCAGCCAGTGTTGAGTGCGCGTCCCTCCGACCAAGGCAAGCACCCTAGTACCGATGCTGATGCATTCTCTAGACATGTTTTACAAGAAGTATTGTTTAATGTCCTCCAGCAATTAGCCAAAACATAAGCCGACTCATTTGTGCCCGAAACTGCCACCTGAGCCTTAGCATACCCTTCATTTCCCAATGCAGCAGCAACTGCATGCGACACTGCCTGCCGTGCTGATTCTTGAAAATTCAACCCTTTGCGGCTTGTATTCCCGCACACTGCCCTGTCGTCTGGTCCTGTGTACTCCTCAAAGAAGCTATAATTCTCGGCTCTCATGAAGCATCCGTCGAGAAAAATGCGACCCCCGTTGAACGGATAGCATTGAGGAAGAACCGCACGTGCCTCGGCATAGCACAATACGCAGTCAAGCGACGATAGATCCCCATAACACTGAGCAAGACCATAGTTCCTATCAAGCCCAGAACCTGCAGCTGCTGTTCCAAAGCCCGAATCACGAATCTGTTCATTGATATTCTCCATTGTAGCAACAAAGTTAGAAACATAGATGGTCCCGTAGTGCTCAAGTTGGTGGCCACATGAAACATTCACTGTTTTGGCTCTTGGATCTCCTTTCACTCCTTCAAGTAATGCCAGAAACCCCATAAGAACCAAGAAAATATATCCAGAACCGACTACCTGAACTGGTTTATCCATTTTTTACGGTTACTTTGAAGGCTGGAGAAGCTAAATCATCTACTACAAGGCTCAAGACATTGGTCAAGTTCCATCAACAGTGAATTTATGAATGAACCTGAAAAGAAAATGCAAATCATGGAAATACCAAAGAAAAAGATAAATTGTTGTAAAAATATTTGTCCTTGGCATTTTTGTCAAAGAACCGAGCACGAAAGGCGAGAGAAAATGGCCCACCTGGAAAACTAGAttgaataagtaaataaataaaatggcaaGGTCTCGTGTTCATATTGGGTCAACTCGGTAGTTGTGTGTCATACAAAGGGCTCTTAAATAGAAATTGACCCAACTTgatctaaatattttattacctttgAACAATAACAGGAGTGGATGTAACCTAATTCAGAAAACACTTTAATGTATTTAATCCCaatctaattattaaaattaatacaaCTAGCAGTTATTGGCGTTTAGTAATGTCGGTACCGCCCACGCTTATAGTAGAACACGTTGCAATAGGACCCAATCGATTATTATAAATGTCATTAAAACAAAATTCATGTAAAAAAGTTTTATTCCTCTTTTAAAGTAAAACAGGTCTCAttagttttataaaattaaaattaaaatggtaTAATAAATGAGGTCGTTCAGAGCTTAAAAAAGAAGGCGGGAGAAAAGAAAACAGATGGTGAGAAATGATTGGAAACCTATCTTAACTTGATAAATAACAATCAATATTTGGATGGTATAAATAAAAAGAGAATCGGCAAAAGAAGATGGTTTGCAGGCTTAAGTGAGCCATGAAAGCATTAATCAACAAAAACAGAAAGTATAGGGTTGGTTGTTCAAAGTTCAAACTGACAATAAATCTCAAATGAATGTAGAATTGTCTATTTTGTTCTTCGACCAAATTATTAATTATGTCTACAACTAAAGATATGTCTGATCACATAAACACCTTGATTTAAGACCCAGAAAACAACAACAGATCTACAAATACCAGAAACAGAAAAAGAACTTACCTTAAGTGCAATGAACAGCAGACAACTTGACTTGTAGAAAAGAAGAGCAACAATTGGAATGCAGCAGTGGAAGTGAGGATTAGCTTAGGGTTTAAAATTCAAACCAAGAAGCTGATTTCCTGCGCGTTAGTGAAGCGGTGGGAAAAGGCACGCCAACCTTTTAAGAAACAAGACAAAAGCAAGGCAAGTAAAATAGAGTAGGAAAAGGGAAGAAAACCGCGGTAAGAGAGTTgaatgtttttttcttcttttatacgAAGAAATTCCCCTGTCTCTGCAATATTTCTTGTCACGTGACATgtattagtgaattttgtgtaaATTAACTCACACTGTTCGCTCATCTAAAAGTTCTTCTCAAACAAAATCCAGATGGGTTttcataaagaaatgaaaactcGTCAAGGAGTAAATTCATTGGCCTCTGCCCATTTTCGGCATGTATTTCGAGGTTGCATGGTAGCTACGAATGCATCGGGTAAAATACTAATAAAGGCTCATTTCCAATTTTTTTACGGAAATGGGTCGATTTCTTAATTATTTACCACAATAGGCCGAAAATTGAgaaatcgcatccacgtcagcgcgaaaTCAGGGTATTTGCCAGCAAAGCGCGTCCCTGAGGGAGCGCTTTGTCCACATCAGCAGAAAACGCTTCCCTGAGGACGCGATTTGTGCTGATGTGGACAAAGCGCTTCCTCAGGGACGCGCTTTACCCATGTTTACAAACGATCAAAAAATTGACTGTTGGGCcgccaacggtaaaaaaaaaactataaaacccctCTCCCCTTGATTTTGTACACAAAAAAGTCCTCCTATTCAAATTCTCTCAAATTCTTCCAAAAATTCTCTCATATTCTCGCAaattttctcaaagctctctttaatttttgcaaaaaaactctatttaaatttttttttgaattagttgtattttaaattaaatttttgcaATGGAAAGGGAATCAATTCGTCTCGATAATAAACACATCTTCGTCGATcaaatgacaatggtaagtgataattttaatatttcaatagtatttaatattttttttaatttatgcaattttaattaatttttcaatacaatttaattttttttttcatttatgcaattttaattttaattttataattttttataacagtctgtagATCGAGTGTTGCAATGCTATATTCGTAATAtgtctggtcctccatcaccgttgatagagGGTTACCTGCGGGacgcgggtttttggcacgtggccacgATAGGCCgagggtgcaagttggacccgaaactaatcagtacgttgatagagaggtggagacccgagacgcacactttCCATCTTCAATgcggagagtgtactatcactttggaagacgtGGAGTTaaaattgggattgccggtggatgggtACGCGGTCACTGGGTCTACTTATTCTGCTGATTGGGGCGCCGTATGTTACTAGCTTTTGGTTGCTATTCCGAACAATATCAACGGAGGTCAGATCGAGATGGGTTGGTTACAAGACACATTTTCAGAGCCGGATAATGATTCaactgaactagaaagaatacgatatgctcgggcatacattcttgagaTGATCGGAGGTTATCtaatgccggacttgtcacgaaaTCGCGTACATCTGatatggctgctgaaactcgttaaTTTTAGAGTAGCTGGTGAACTTAGTTGGGGATCTTCCGTGTTAGGAACATTGTACCGgaagatgtgcggggcgacgcgaccgaacAAAGCCAAAATAAGATattgcctatcactactgcaatcatgggcacagtttcgctttccatttttacgtcctcgagtggtccagccatatacattcccacttataatgaggtaaattttaaattagattttacaattattacgtagatttaaaatataattgtatgctaaaaatttatttaattaggtggtaccattcggcaagttatgttggaatacctatATCTCTTGAAGATATATGGCTTCTATTAAACAAACTTTCGGAAACACaagtaagttttaaataaaatatatagataATAGAATAATCGTTTTGtatttagtattttaatatttagtatttagtatttagtatttagtattatgtatacaactaatatttttattatattaatatagtttcaatggacaccatatgaGGATCCGACAATTTGGGCAGTAATTCTGGATGAATTATTTCAAAATCCGAATGTTTGGCACATGAAGAtcccattggtcaactatgctatCGTGGAGATGTACCAGTCAGATCGAGTATTGCGGTAATTTGGCTTCCGACAATCGATTCCCGTGGCACTTGAGGTGCTTAATGATGAGCACAAAATGGACTTACGGCAATTGCATACGGATTGGTCGAGATTCCACTTAGCATATATCGAAATGTGAGAAaatcggtatgattatatacctactcgggaaccgatcatcgttcctgAGTTAGCGTACGtgccagaatacatgccatggttcaAGATCAATAGAAAGCCATATTTACTTTTCGAAGAAGAGAGGCAATAGCAAATTCGTATCCAAAAAGAATGACgaggccctttaaatccaagaagaagggaTAACGACCCGGGCCCATCAACAATGCCCATACAATCAGCTGGCCCATCAATAGTGCCCACATAGTCACTGGGCCCAACACTTCAACCGATGACACCCATATCACAGTCTATTCAGATTATGCCAGATGcatatcctagcccttatatatatcctaacccttatttgtttcctttttccagtcctatggcaggttggaatgCATGACCCGGTTCATCTCCGTTCCCAATTACTCTGAATCAACCGCCGATCTATAGGCCACCGTCGCACGATGCGCCGTCGGGGAGGacttctttttaccaatccccatcgCCTTATAGGATTCAAATACCTCCGCCATAGGTAATGCAAACACCTCTGCAGtcattattctatcaaggtggctcatcctcccaacacccacaactAGATCTCCAGTCGGATAAACCACAATCCCCGCCAGAGCAACCAGAACCCTCTCCGAAACCTGaaccaaggaggaatccagcgcgtaaccgtcgatgACCCCCATGTGGCACTGATTCCGACCGGCaccaacattaatttttttaatatacttgtataaacttttttatattctttgatttaataaaataaaagttgtttttaatattttaattataatttactcttatatttgtaataaaataaaagttgtttttagtatttgaattataatttacTCTTTTTATATTTGTAATAGAATAAAAGTTGTTATGAATAaggaaatatttttaatgttttccatcattttaataaaatgtaaataatgcaacataattttattacaacaacTATCAGGTATTTCGATTTGGACATGATCGAGTTGTATGGCCTAGGTTCCTACACCATCTGCACAACTTGTGTTGGTTGGTTATTTCtcgaatatccatattgttaTGTATTCTAGTCGAgtaaggtcgaccctttggtttacgACACAAATCTCTGTCCGGTAACAACTTAAacggagcaagcgatacagacgGCCATTTATGTttatctgggaccggtgggaatacgtgtctccacacgttgtacatg
It encodes the following:
- the LOC107928690 gene encoding cysteine-rich receptor-like protein kinase 2, producing the protein MDKPVQVVGSGYIFLVLMGFLALLEGVKGDPRAKTVNVSCGHQLEHYGTIYVSNFVATMENINEQIRDSGFGTAAAGSGLDRNYGLAQCYGDLSSLDCVLCYAEARAVLPQCYPFNGGRIFLDGCFMRAENYSFFEEYTGPDDRAVCGNTSRKGLNFQESARQAVSHAVAAALGNEGYAKAQVAVSGTNESAYVLANCWRTLNNTSCKTCLENASASVLGCLPWSEGRALNTGCFIRYSDTDFLNKEPGNGISRGTVIIIVVSIVSSLIVLAIGVAIGVYIWKYRYIQKKRRGSNDSEKFVKLLHDSNLNFKYSTLDRATGSFNDANKLGQGGFGTVYKGVLPDGREIAVKRLFFNNRHRAADFYNEVKLISSVEHKNLVRLLGCSCSGPESLLVYEFLPNKSLDRFIFNPSRGKLLDWEKRYVVIIGTVEGLVYLHENSEAKIIHRDIKASNILLDSKLRAKIADFGLARSFQEDQSHISTAIAGTLGYMAPEYLAHGQLTEKADVYSFGVLLLEIVTGKQNNKSKATEYSDSIVTVTWRHFQLGTVEEIYDPNLMLHNDNNGSNVRNEIFRMVQIGLLCTQEIPSLRPSMSKVLHLLTKKDEDLPAPTNPPFLDEKMEFNETSDKECYPLNRADNDSIATVTHSSFYGR